Proteins encoded within one genomic window of Syntrophorhabdaceae bacterium:
- a CDS encoding ATP-binding protein yields the protein MGFDRKEDDFIFEIFHRAQRAKDNFSSGIGLALIRRAIRHMHGKAWTESESDNGATFYVQVPK from the coding sequence ATGGGCTTTGACCGAAAAGAGGACGATTTCATTTTCGAGATATTTCATCGTGCACAACGCGCAAAGGACAATTTCAGCAGCGGCATCGGATTGGCCCTTATTCGAAGGGCCATACGACACATGCACGGAAAGGCATGGACTGAGAGTGAGTCCGACAATGGCGCCACATTCTATGTGCAGGTCCCCAAATGA